CCGACCGGTCCGCAGCCACCCGTACCCACCGGCGCCACCCGAAGTTGACAGCCACCTTGGCTCATGCAAATAATAGTTGGCATGAGCCAAGGTGAGCTATGGACGGGATGAGCGGCGACCGGCTGGTCGAGGTTCTCGCCACGTTGGCCAGCCCGCACCGACTCCGCGTGCTCGCCGCGTTGACCGGCGGACGCGCCTACGTCTCACAGCTCGCCCGCGACCTGGGCATCAGCCGTGCGCTGTTGCAGGTGCACCTCAAGAAGTTGGAACGCGCCGGCCTGGTCACCGCCCAGCTGGAGTTGTCCGCAGACGGCAAGGCGCTCAAGTACTACGAGGTCGCACCGTTCTCGCTACAGCTCACGCCCGACGTGGTGGCGGCTGCCGCCGCGACCCTGAGCCCCGCCGGAGACGGCGACGCCCCACCGAAGAAGGGAACCAGTTAGATGGACGCCGCCTCGGCCGAATGACCGCGCTCGGGCTCTCCCCGCCGATCACGCTCCTCAACGTCCCCAACACCATCACCGCCGTACGCACGGGTGGTGCTCCTGGCTATCGTCGCGCCGACCGCCGCCGCCGGTCAGACCGCCGGCAAGACCCTGATCTTCCTCGGCACCCGCGGCGCGTTCCGCTCACCCTGGCTGCGACGCCGGCTCACCAGGCACACTCCGACCGGGCCGACACCAGCGGGCCGGTGGGGGGCGGCCCTCGCGCGCCCGAAGGCGGCCGGCGCACGACTCGTGGCGGTGCTGGAACTCCCCACCAGACGACCGGTGTGCTGCTGGTCAGCGCGGTCACCGGATTCCCACCCCTGCTGGCCGCCAGCGTCTACCTGGCGCGCACGCCCCTGCGCCCGGTCGCGTTCGCGGCGACGTGCCCGCTGGGCCGCACGATCCGCTTCGTCGCGATCGCACTGACGCCCCGACTCGTCGGCTACTGAACACCGACGACCTGCCGGCCGGCACCGGATCCCGTCGATCGACGTCCGCCCGCTCCATGACGACGGTCGACCCCGGCCGCCCCGGGGGCGGCGGCAACGGCTGCGACGTCGCCCGTCGGTCAGCTCCAACCGCCTCGACACCGCCAGGGTGTCCACGGGATCCCCGGTCTCTGGTTCCGCCCGGTCGCCGAACCAGGCACCGGAGACCCCGCCTCCGATCCGCGGAGATCGTCACATCCCAGCTAACCCCCGGGCGACGACCTCAGCACCAGGCCTAGTCCTGCCAGACGTTGAGTGCCCAGGCGAGGACGTACCAGACGCAGACGTACTCCCGGCCGGAGGCGATTCCGGCGATGTGGCAGGTGACCGGGTCGGGGAACACGCCCTGGAGTCCCCAACCACCCGCCGTGGCGGCGGTGAGCGGTGCCGCGTTCACCACGGTCTTGGCTGCGGGAACGGGTACGGCCTGGGCTGCGCCGGCCGTCGTGCCCACCCCACCGGCCACCAGGGTGACCACCACCATCGTCCCGGCCATCCGCTGCCGCAGCGATCGTTTGCCCATCAAGGTTCCCCTTCCACGTGCCCGGACCCGGGGTCCGGGCCGTGGGCATCCGTCGATGAATATTGCGCCAGATGCTAAGCCGGGGAACAGCCGGCGATCCCCGTCCGCAATCCGACAGCGGGGCGCATGCGCCGATGACCACGCCTATGGGTGCGTCTCCAGGTGAGGGCAGTTCCAGGGGCTACCGGTGGGACGGTGCCGGCCGAGCCGAAGGCATCCATGATGGACGATGCCGAGTTCCCATCGCTGGTCGGAGCCCATCGACGGCAATCCTGATATACGCAATTCCCACAGGGATAGCCTCCGTTGTCGGCGGACCGCCGTGACCCGGGTCGGCGACAGCGACGGGCGACCGGCGCGCCGACACCGACGCGGCCGGCCAGACCGTTGTCGTCAATCGGACCCACCGATGCCCCGCCCCGCGCGCCCGCCTGGTGACGTGCCGAACACCGTCCCCCACCTCCGGTCACGCCGGGACGGCCCGCGCCCCGCCGACCACCCGGTCGTCCCGTCGACCGCCCGATCAGCCGACCGCCCGGTCAGCCGCGCACCCGGAACGGCGTCAGCGTGGCCCGGATGGTCTCGGCGGCACCCCAGTCGTCGTCGAACTGGGCCGCCACCGCCAGGTGCTGTCGCAGTTGGACGATCGGCATGCGGGCCGGCCACCCGTCATCGAGACCGGTCAACTCGGCATAGACCGCGAAGAAGCGGCGGGACTCCGTCGGCGGCGCGGTGGTC
Above is a window of Micromonospora rifamycinica DNA encoding:
- a CDS encoding ArsR/SmtB family transcription factor, whose translation is MDGMSGDRLVEVLATLASPHRLRVLAALTGGRAYVSQLARDLGISRALLQVHLKKLERAGLVTAQLELSADGKALKYYEVAPFSLQLTPDVVAAAAATLSPAGDGDAPPKKGTS